In a genomic window of Siniperca chuatsi isolate FFG_IHB_CAS linkage group LG1, ASM2008510v1, whole genome shotgun sequence:
- the slc35c1 gene encoding GDP-fucose transporter 1 isoform X1, producing MNRAQLKRSSILRMALSGSETMDQDGHGETFIFRAVRIAAVVALYWFVSITMVFLNNYLLDNRDLDAPLFVTFYQCVVTVGLCWLMQLLSKLCPGLIDFPSVRFDVKTSREVLPLSIVFIGMITFNNLCLKYVGVAFYTVGRSLSTVFNVLLSYVILKQTTSFQALLCCGIILGGFWLGVDQEGTTGSLSWSGVFFGVLASAFVSLNAIYTKKVMPAVDGNIWKLSYYNNINACVLFLPLILVFGELGRLASFSELSDLGFWGMMTLGGVFGFAIGYVTGLQIKYTSPLTHNVSGTAKACAQTVIAVVYNSSSKSLLWWTSNMMVLCGSSAYTWVKSLEMKKNPHKDPQDSAKEKLLPGEKGNLGV from the exons ATGAACAGGGCTCAGCTGAAGCGGTCCAGTATCTTGAGGATGGCTCTGTCCGGCTCGGAAACAATGGACCAGGACGGACATGGAGAGACTTTCATATTCCGAGCTGTTAGAATAGCAGCTGTGGTTGCACTGTACTGGTTTGTTTCAATAACAATGGTGTTCCTTAATAATTATCTGCTGGACAACCGAGACTTGGATGCGCCCTTGTTCGTCACTTTTTATCAGTGTGTGGTGACTGTTGGACTGTGCTGGCTTATGCAGCTACTGTCCAAATTGTGCCCGGGACTCATCGACTTCCCGTCGGTCAGATTCGACGTGAAGACGTCCCGGGAGGTCCTGCCGTTGTCCATTGTGTTCATTGGCATGATCACCTTCAACAACCTGTGCCTGAAATATGTCGGAGTGGCTTTCTACACGGTCGGTCGTTCACTCAGCACAGTTTTCAATGTGCTGCTATCGTACGTGATCCTGAAACAAACCACATCATTCCAAGCCTTACTGTGCTGTGGGATCATACTAG GCGGATTCTGGCTTGGTGTGGACCAGGAAGGCACGACAGGGTCCCTCTCCTGGTCAGGCGTCTTTTTTGGGGTGCTGGCCAGTGCTTTCGTCTCTCTGAACGCCATCTACACAAAGAAGGTAATGCCTGCAGTGGACGGAAACATCTGGAAACTGTCCTACTACAACAACATTAATGCCTGCGTCCTCTTCCTCCCGCTCATTCTTGTGTTTGGAGAGTTAGGCCGTCTTGCCAGTTTCAGCGAACTCAGCGACCTTGGGTTTTGGGGCATGATGACACTCGGAGGAGTATTTGGTTTCGCCATCGGCTACGTCACAGGCCTCCAGATCAAGTATACCAGTCCACTCACGCACAATGTGTCAGGGACAGCAAAGGCCTGTGCGCAGACTGTTATTGCAGTGGTGTACAACTCTTCCAGTAAAAGCTTGCTGTGGTGGACCAGTAACATGATGGTGCTGTGTGGCTCGTCAGCCTACACTTGGGTCAAAAGTCTAGAAATGAAGAAGAATCCCCACAAAGACCCTCAGGACTCAGCCAAGGAAAAACTGCTGCCAGGGGAGAAAGGCAACTTGGGAGTGTAA
- the slc35c1 gene encoding GDP-fucose transporter 1 isoform X2 codes for MALSGSETMDQDGHGETFIFRAVRIAAVVALYWFVSITMVFLNNYLLDNRDLDAPLFVTFYQCVVTVGLCWLMQLLSKLCPGLIDFPSVRFDVKTSREVLPLSIVFIGMITFNNLCLKYVGVAFYTVGRSLSTVFNVLLSYVILKQTTSFQALLCCGIILGGFWLGVDQEGTTGSLSWSGVFFGVLASAFVSLNAIYTKKVMPAVDGNIWKLSYYNNINACVLFLPLILVFGELGRLASFSELSDLGFWGMMTLGGVFGFAIGYVTGLQIKYTSPLTHNVSGTAKACAQTVIAVVYNSSSKSLLWWTSNMMVLCGSSAYTWVKSLEMKKNPHKDPQDSAKEKLLPGEKGNLGV; via the exons ATGGCTCTGTCCGGCTCGGAAACAATGGACCAGGACGGACATGGAGAGACTTTCATATTCCGAGCTGTTAGAATAGCAGCTGTGGTTGCACTGTACTGGTTTGTTTCAATAACAATGGTGTTCCTTAATAATTATCTGCTGGACAACCGAGACTTGGATGCGCCCTTGTTCGTCACTTTTTATCAGTGTGTGGTGACTGTTGGACTGTGCTGGCTTATGCAGCTACTGTCCAAATTGTGCCCGGGACTCATCGACTTCCCGTCGGTCAGATTCGACGTGAAGACGTCCCGGGAGGTCCTGCCGTTGTCCATTGTGTTCATTGGCATGATCACCTTCAACAACCTGTGCCTGAAATATGTCGGAGTGGCTTTCTACACGGTCGGTCGTTCACTCAGCACAGTTTTCAATGTGCTGCTATCGTACGTGATCCTGAAACAAACCACATCATTCCAAGCCTTACTGTGCTGTGGGATCATACTAG GCGGATTCTGGCTTGGTGTGGACCAGGAAGGCACGACAGGGTCCCTCTCCTGGTCAGGCGTCTTTTTTGGGGTGCTGGCCAGTGCTTTCGTCTCTCTGAACGCCATCTACACAAAGAAGGTAATGCCTGCAGTGGACGGAAACATCTGGAAACTGTCCTACTACAACAACATTAATGCCTGCGTCCTCTTCCTCCCGCTCATTCTTGTGTTTGGAGAGTTAGGCCGTCTTGCCAGTTTCAGCGAACTCAGCGACCTTGGGTTTTGGGGCATGATGACACTCGGAGGAGTATTTGGTTTCGCCATCGGCTACGTCACAGGCCTCCAGATCAAGTATACCAGTCCACTCACGCACAATGTGTCAGGGACAGCAAAGGCCTGTGCGCAGACTGTTATTGCAGTGGTGTACAACTCTTCCAGTAAAAGCTTGCTGTGGTGGACCAGTAACATGATGGTGCTGTGTGGCTCGTCAGCCTACACTTGGGTCAAAAGTCTAGAAATGAAGAAGAATCCCCACAAAGACCCTCAGGACTCAGCCAAGGAAAAACTGCTGCCAGGGGAGAAAGGCAACTTGGGAGTGTAA